AGCTGAAACACTCTAGAAATCTGAAAGATGGAAAAGAGCAGGTGAGGTCACTAGTCACAAAAGCAAgagcaaaaaaaatgtgtttattaataatgaattaatattgAGCATGAGTGCATTAAGCGTGATCAGAGACTTAGGTTCACCTGCTGTACATGTGGCTCCTTGGCGAATGAGATCCTGGCCAGAGCCTGGCTCTGCAGGTTAATCTGCTGCGCTGTCAGCTCTCCCTCCTCGATCTCCACCAGACCTGCACAAAAAGAAGCAATGGACTCAAAATATGTGAAGCGTGTCTTCATTTGGCTAAATATGTTGTATCTTTTAAAAtgataagaacaaaaaaatgcagtttaaaaataaaaactctacCAAAATCTCTCTTTTAGTTTCATTGTCACAAATGAGGAGATGAAATATTGCAGACTTGTCTTTAGGGCAGCAATGCAATATCAGGATTAAACTGGCAGCACACAATAAGCACAATCGGAGTATTATTTTTGTCAACAGGGAAGATCATCATGTACTTTGGGCAGCCAAGAGGAAACTGTTTgaaactgtttgaaaaatgtttgagagCGTTGAATTTGAACACTGAGCtataatagaagaataataGAAGAATCTTTTCTGTCCCGTACAATCTGCTCAGTACATTACGGTCTTGTTCACTGCATCTAACTAAACCCTGAGAAGCAGCGGCACCCAGGGACCAAGTCCAGATCTAAGCCAGTGCCTTAGACAAAGACACTGACCGGGAAATTAACCCAACATACAAGTCAAAGCTTCTTCTTATCCCCGACCTTTGCACATCTAGAATGATCATTTCTACATATTGCAGAAACACAAGTGGGAACCTGTTAACAACAACCACAGCGATGTGAATGTAACTACCTGAGTTCTGTGCTATGATAAATGCCACTCTGTTGGTTCCAGGCTGCATTCGAATGAAGCCGCACTCCCTGTGCAGCGGTTTCTTGGTCTCTGCATGGAAGGCATTGAACCtgtcaaacacaacaacagtgagGACTCGGCTGAAGTCTGTCAGCAGCATGATTTCAAAACAACAGGAATCAGGAGCAGTTTTTTTACTTTCACACCAAGACAAACTTGCACCAGTTAATTCAATGCTGCAAATCTAGTTCAGTTATATTAGAGTATGGGTTGAGTAAATACATTGAGTCAATGTAATATAGCTAAATACTAGACACTCACACTGTTCCCTTCTAGACCAAGCATCTTTCACAAAGTTATTCCGATATGGTGTTGCAATTATTTATCTGATGGACTGTTGGGTCTGCTTTCACTGTTTCCACTGTGTCTTGTAAAAAAGTCAGTTTATAATGAATTTCAGATCTCATGGCAGAGTCGTCAACAAACACACCACAAGTCTTCACAGTAAGGAAAATCCTGCTTCTTCTCACTTTCGCAGACACTTAAACCACAGGAGAGAAGCTCAGGTGAAAATATCAAAGCAAGGATCCACATTCTTAAAGAAATTATCAAACATTGttacaaaataaactttttgcTATTAACTTTTCAGATACTCTTGCTTTTTGCTGACCTGCTGTGGTTTGAGTTCTCATCTTGCTGCTGTGACGTATGGGTGTACTCATGACtcatgacatcactgctgggtgtGGTTACAGGTGTAACAGTTCAAgcaagtttttcctcgccactgtgtCTCTGTTCCAAAAATCTAATGAAAGCGCTTAGTctaaacctgctctaattggaaagtgtcatgagacaacttttattgtgatttggcgctgtataaataaattaaattgaactgaactaaCCACACCCATCAGTGGTACTGGGTTTGGTTAGAGGGTGAACAGGCTTGAAACCTGTTTTAAGTCAACTTTTATATAATAACCTACATGAAGTTGATGACTGGTTGTCCCACGTGGCTGAAATGTAGTGTTTCAGTGTAGCGGAAAGGTTTTATAGTAGGATAACAGCCCTCCCCAGGTTCATCTGACTCCCAGGTACCCAGAAGCCAGTCTAGAGGGAGGAGGACTGGgttcagctccactgatggtAAAGCACACAAACAATTCATGCTAAATTATCtttgaaacagagaaagaatatCCAATATGTACTCCACTTgtatacacaaatacactgatATTACTTTATATTCATAGGAAGTTTGAATTTATTGTCAAAGAAGAGGTAATGTCATATAATTTGTAGGAAATGCGAATGTCCCCATGACAGACCAGTTTATGattaagagaaaaacaagaaataaaaacaaacctaaccaacaaatcaaaatgttaagACATGCCATTTTTAACTTTCTCCTGAGAGTATTCTAAAACGTActgttattaatattatcatcGTTATCAATCAAACACTGCATCACCATCAAGTAACTTACGTTTCAAggataaagaacaaaaaaactgagGCTTAGCGCTTCTTTTACTTTGTCGACACAACAAAGTCTGGAGCTGACAAACGTAGCTCCCCCTAGGTGGCAGTAATGCTACGTTATAGTCAACATTTGGAAAGAACCAGAAGAAGACGATTAAAGTTCGCACAGGGGAAGGTCGCTGATCTCTATCGCATTTATTAAAACTGAGACTTTTCAAACAAGGCGAAATGATCCTAGCATCCCTTCTGTAACGATGTTGATCGACGATGACAAAGACTGATTAGTCATTGTTCGATAAGCAAAAGTTGCAGCATACAAACTGAATATATGCGATAGTTGCAATTTGTTTACTACCACggaagctaatgttagctactTTCGTTTTTACAGATAGCTAGCCGAAAAGAAAATTCACTGCATTCAAATTTTTTACAGAATCCCAAACTGTTAATCTTAGGCTGAGCTGGAAGCAAGCGAGATCCGTAGTCATACTTCAGgacacattttgtatttgtatttggatAAACTACAGTGCGTTATTAAGCCAGCAGATACTAGATACTTTCATGTAGCCAGCCTAAACAGAGTTAGTATGTCACCGTGACGTTAAACGTTAGCTAATAAATTAACAGTTCTGTTGACATTGTTGTTCTTAAGTGAATATAAATATCAGCCTACCTGTGTGATTCACGGGGCACGCCATTATTAAATTCAAAGGCAATCAAACCAGTAGGAATACACATACAAATCGGGCCGAAGTACAAGATTAAATGTCACTAAATTAATAGTTACACTGCATGGTGTTGAGCCAGTGAGACGTAGCTTTATAGTCATAGCAGGGAATCTTGGGAAATGTAGTTTAGACCGTCAGGCACtatgtgtctttatgtgttcAATATTTTATGTGTTCAATACCGTGATTAAAAGTAGGGCTAACATAATTTTGCAGCCATTTCTGAAATGAGTTTCTTACTGTAACCACACATTGAGGCAGGAGAAACgtttgataaaataaatcacactttACTGACATCTTAAAGTACACTCACAGCATGGACTATATGACAGTATCTGCTCCTTTATTTCAAAACTAACCTACT
This portion of the Scatophagus argus isolate fScaArg1 chromosome 13, fScaArg1.pri, whole genome shotgun sequence genome encodes:
- the thap4 gene encoding THAP domain-containing protein 4, encoding MACPVNHTVELNPVLLPLDWLLGTWESDEPGEGCYPTIKPFRYTETLHFSHVGQPVINFMFNAFHAETKKPLHRECGFIRMQPGTNRVAFIIAQNSGLVEIEEGELTAQQINLQSQALARISFAKEPHVQQISRVFQLRPDGRLEQTVSMATDNQALKQHLHITYRRLS